From the Paludibacterium paludis genome, one window contains:
- a CDS encoding long-chain-fatty-acid--CoA ligase, with protein MEKIWLRSYPTGVPAEIDPARYPSLVHLMEESFERNLGRQAYVCLDTFLNYGELDHYSRSLAAWLQGRGLARGARVAVMMPNILPYPVAVAGILRAGYTVVNVNPLYTPRELRHQLADSGAEAIIVLENFAATLQQVLDETEVKHVLVATLGDMHGRIKGAVLKFAARQVKRMVPPFSLPGAVLFEKALKDGESMPFERIVPDAEDIAFLQYTGGTTGVSKGAILTHRNLVANALQNDAWAAPALMKDGENEQLVTVCALPLYHVMALTGCLLMGIHWGAMTILVPNPRDIPGLIKVLGKHRFHFFPAVNTLFNALLNHPAFARLDFSSLRVSLGGGMAMQKAVSERWHHVTGCPVLEGYGLSETSPVASLNPHDLTAFSGTIGLPLPSTEIAILDDAGQPLPVGASGEVGIRGPQVMRGYWNMPEETAKVMTRDGYFRSGDIGVMDENGFVTLVDRKKDMILVSGFNVYPNEIEGVVAAHPGVLECACVGVPDEHAGEAVKLFVVPRDTSLTVEEVMRYCKEQFTGYKKPKYIEFREDLPKSNVGKILRRQLRDGPSPA; from the coding sequence ATGGAGAAAATCTGGCTGCGATCCTATCCGACCGGCGTGCCGGCGGAGATCGATCCCGCTCGTTACCCTTCGCTCGTGCATCTCATGGAGGAGTCGTTCGAACGCAATCTTGGGCGGCAGGCCTATGTGTGCCTGGATACCTTCCTCAACTACGGAGAGCTTGATCATTACTCCAGGAGCCTTGCCGCCTGGTTGCAAGGACGGGGGCTGGCCAGAGGCGCCCGTGTGGCGGTGATGATGCCCAACATCCTGCCGTATCCTGTCGCCGTGGCCGGAATCCTTCGGGCGGGCTATACGGTCGTCAATGTCAATCCGCTGTACACGCCCAGGGAACTGCGCCATCAACTGGCCGACTCCGGGGCCGAAGCGATCATTGTCCTGGAGAATTTTGCCGCCACATTGCAGCAGGTTCTGGATGAGACAGAGGTCAAGCATGTGTTGGTCGCGACACTGGGCGACATGCACGGACGCATCAAAGGTGCGGTGCTGAAGTTCGCGGCGCGACAGGTGAAGCGCATGGTTCCGCCGTTTTCCCTGCCCGGCGCGGTCCTGTTCGAGAAGGCACTGAAAGATGGGGAAAGTATGCCGTTCGAAAGGATTGTGCCGGACGCCGAAGACATCGCCTTCCTGCAATACACGGGGGGGACGACGGGGGTTTCCAAGGGCGCCATCCTGACGCACCGCAATCTTGTCGCCAATGCGCTGCAAAATGACGCCTGGGCCGCTCCCGCCCTGATGAAGGACGGGGAAAACGAGCAGCTGGTCACGGTTTGCGCCCTGCCGCTGTATCATGTGATGGCCCTGACGGGATGCCTGCTGATGGGCATTCACTGGGGCGCGATGACGATTCTGGTGCCCAATCCCAGGGATATTCCGGGCTTGATCAAGGTGCTGGGCAAACATCGCTTTCACTTCTTCCCGGCGGTCAACACCCTGTTCAATGCGCTGTTGAACCACCCGGCGTTCGCACGGCTGGATTTCAGCAGCCTGCGCGTCTCGCTGGGTGGCGGCATGGCGATGCAAAAGGCCGTGAGCGAGCGGTGGCATCATGTGACGGGGTGTCCGGTGCTGGAAGGTTACGGTTTGTCGGAGACCTCGCCGGTCGCTTCGCTCAATCCCCATGATCTGACCGCGTTCAGCGGCACGATAGGTCTTCCCCTGCCATCCACCGAGATCGCCATTCTCGATGATGCCGGTCAGCCCCTGCCGGTCGGCGCAAGCGGCGAGGTGGGGATACGCGGCCCTCAGGTCATGCGCGGCTATTGGAACATGCCCGAGGAAACCGCCAAAGTCATGACCCGGGACGGGTATTTCCGGTCTGGGGATATAGGTGTCATGGATGAAAACGGTTTTGTGACGCTTGTCGACCGTAAAAAAGACATGATCCTGGTCTCGGGCTTCAATGTGTATCCCAACGAAATCGAGGGGGTCGTCGCCGCACATCCTGGCGTACTGGAGTGCGCGTGTGTCGGCGTGCCGGACGAGCACGCCGGCGAGGCGGTGAAACTTTTTGTGGTGCCGCGTGATACCTCGTTGACGGTCGAGGAGGTGATGCGCTACTGCAAGGAACAGTTCACCGGCTACAAGAAACCCAAATACATCGAGTTCCGCGAAGATTTGCCAAAGAGCAATGTCGGCAAGATCCTGCGGCGTCAACTGCGCGACGGGCCTTCGCCGGCCTGA
- a CDS encoding polysaccharide lyase — protein sequence MFRALKWKNGFPGYLRHVFLSCLFVCSGVAAAAVSGDVKNTADWEGRKSDGVVHPSSASRPVSYPFKEDFRGELSAWKIVLDDQYDHPAGQNPRARVVDAPGGAGQKAMRFELTGRPGEFRSEISLPAEEDFQDRWYRASVFVEKVPTNPSGQIVMQWHAQMGKSRVDRDFPNLALWVSGNRWTLKLAYGTPDNIQRGTVDLGEAQPGQWTEWQFHVRWSPTADGSVSVWRNGVHLHEQATPTCYSGLIERTPYFKTGIYRPLRKRGDNSEPPTVVYVKDIEIH from the coding sequence TTGTTCCGCGCGTTGAAATGGAAGAATGGCTTTCCGGGCTATCTGCGCCACGTGTTCCTGTCCTGCCTTTTTGTCTGCAGCGGCGTGGCCGCGGCGGCCGTCTCCGGTGATGTAAAGAATACAGCGGATTGGGAGGGGCGCAAAAGCGATGGGGTGGTTCATCCGTCGTCGGCGTCGCGTCCTGTTTCCTATCCCTTCAAGGAGGATTTTCGTGGGGAGCTGAGCGCCTGGAAAATTGTCCTGGACGATCAGTATGACCACCCGGCGGGGCAGAATCCTCGTGCTCGTGTCGTCGATGCTCCAGGGGGGGCTGGCCAGAAAGCCATGCGCTTTGAGCTGACCGGACGCCCCGGGGAGTTCCGCTCTGAAATTTCGTTGCCGGCGGAAGAGGATTTTCAGGATCGTTGGTACCGCGCGAGTGTTTTCGTGGAAAAGGTGCCGACAAATCCGTCCGGTCAGATTGTCATGCAGTGGCATGCCCAAATGGGAAAGTCGCGGGTCGATCGCGATTTCCCTAATCTGGCTTTATGGGTAAGCGGCAATCGCTGGACCCTGAAACTGGCCTATGGAACTCCGGACAATATTCAGCGCGGCACGGTGGATCTGGGGGAGGCCCAGCCTGGCCAGTGGACCGAATGGCAGTTCCACGTCCGCTGGTCGCCGACTGCCGACGGATCTGTTAGCGTGTGGCGCAACGGAGTTCACCTCCATGAGCAGGCGACACCCACCTGTTACAGCGGATTGATCGAACGTACCCCTTACTTTAAAACCGGGATTTATCGCCCTTTGCGTAAGCGCGGTGACAATAGCGAGCCGCCAACGGTTGTTTATGTAAAAGACATCGAGATTCATTAG
- a CDS encoding aminodeoxychorismate/anthranilate synthase component II gives MLLMIDNYDSFTYNLVQYFGELGQEVRVFRNDEITVEEIEALWPRYLVISPGPCTPDEAGVSVAAIKAFAGRLPILGVCLGHQSIGQAFGGKIVRARTLMHGKVSDVRHTGEGVFRDLPSPISCTRYHSLVIEHETLPDCLAITAWTDDGEIMGVRHKTLPIEGVQFHPESILTEHGHAMLKNFLEEHA, from the coding sequence ATGCTTCTGATGATCGACAACTACGACTCCTTTACGTATAACCTTGTCCAGTACTTCGGTGAACTCGGGCAGGAAGTACGTGTATTTCGCAATGACGAAATCACCGTGGAAGAGATCGAAGCATTGTGGCCCCGCTATCTGGTGATATCACCCGGCCCTTGCACGCCCGATGAAGCCGGCGTGTCGGTGGCGGCCATAAAGGCTTTTGCCGGCCGCCTGCCCATCCTTGGCGTCTGCCTGGGCCACCAGAGCATCGGCCAGGCGTTCGGCGGCAAGATCGTGCGTGCCCGCACGCTGATGCACGGCAAGGTTTCCGACGTGCGCCACACCGGCGAGGGAGTTTTCCGCGACCTGCCCTCCCCGATATCCTGCACACGCTACCACTCGCTGGTCATCGAACACGAGACCTTGCCCGATTGCCTCGCCATCACGGCCTGGACCGACGATGGCGAAATCATGGGGGTGCGGCACAAGACGCTGCCCATCGAAGGCGTGCAATTCCATCCCGAATCCATTCTGACCGAGCATGGCCATGCCATGCTGAAAAATTTCCTTGAGGAACACGCATGA
- the trpD gene encoding anthranilate phosphoribosyltransferase encodes MITPQAALNRLIDKNELFYDEMLDLMRQIMRGEVSPALTSAILIGLRVKTESVLEIAAAATVMREFATPVPVADRRHLVDTCGTGGDKSHTFNISTTAAFVAAAAGARVAKHGGRSVSSSSGSADVLEKLGVNLNIDASAVGHCIDTLGIGFMFAPNHHSAMRHVAPIRKELGVRTVFNILGPLTNPADAGAQVMGVFHPDLVGIQSRVLKELGSRHVLVVHGMDGLDEITLSGPTMVAELKDGWIREYTLKPSQFGMAEAETRDIRADTAEASRDILLSVLDGKPGPAADIVALNAAAAIYTAGIADSLEDGVDRARAAIHDGKARKKLDELVQLTQSFTS; translated from the coding sequence ATGATCACGCCACAGGCAGCCCTCAACCGGTTGATCGACAAGAACGAACTCTTTTACGACGAAATGCTGGACCTGATGCGCCAGATCATGCGCGGCGAAGTGTCGCCCGCCCTGACCTCGGCCATTCTGATCGGACTCAGGGTCAAAACCGAAAGCGTACTGGAAATCGCCGCCGCCGCCACGGTGATGCGCGAATTCGCCACCCCCGTCCCGGTCGCCGACCGCCGGCACCTGGTCGACACCTGCGGCACCGGCGGCGACAAATCCCATACGTTCAACATTTCCACGACCGCGGCGTTCGTGGCCGCCGCCGCCGGCGCCCGTGTCGCCAAGCATGGCGGCCGGTCCGTGTCGTCAAGCTCCGGCAGCGCGGACGTACTGGAAAAACTCGGCGTCAACCTGAACATCGACGCGTCGGCTGTCGGCCACTGCATCGACACGCTGGGCATCGGTTTCATGTTCGCCCCCAACCATCACAGCGCGATGCGCCATGTCGCACCGATCCGCAAGGAACTGGGGGTGCGCACCGTGTTCAACATCCTCGGCCCCCTGACCAATCCGGCCGACGCCGGCGCGCAGGTGATGGGCGTGTTCCATCCGGACCTGGTGGGGATCCAGTCGCGCGTTCTCAAGGAACTGGGCAGCCGGCACGTCCTGGTGGTGCATGGCATGGACGGGCTTGACGAGATCACCCTGTCCGGGCCGACCATGGTGGCCGAACTCAAGGACGGCTGGATCCGGGAATACACCCTCAAACCGTCGCAATTCGGCATGGCCGAAGCGGAGACGCGGGACATCCGGGCCGACACCGCCGAAGCATCCCGCGACATCCTGCTGTCGGTTCTTGACGGCAAACCCGGGCCGGCCGCCGACATTGTCGCCCTCAATGCCGCCGCCGCCATTTACACGGCGGGCATCGCCGATTCACTGGAAGACGGTGTCGACCGGGCCCGGGCAGCCATTCATGACGGGAAGGCCCGCAAAAAGCTGGATGAACTGGTACAATTGACCCAATCGTTCACGTCGTGA
- a CDS encoding tetratricopeptide repeat protein — protein sequence METAFERGNLLFAEGDYQGAEEAFGQCLETDPEDWQAAGNRANARMKLRRHDQALDDYLYALNLNPAALGVKVNLAALLKELGEFPLAEALLREVLESEPAHVDAWSNLGMVTHYALRYREAIDCHLKAIELAGPSAARLNNLANALTCDLQLDEAIMAYRAALSLAPEDACARFNLSVALLMKGQYKEAWPYYESRWEAILTRRYRDKPWKGEPLRDKTLLIWSEQGLGDTLQMIRFLPQLRRTHPDAQIILACPVSCHRLLRQLDIELVDVEAPPPPHDAQLPLLSLPGILGIDSCDVNPAPYLDADPALVADWRERLGAPPAGRKRIGIVWETGVWGVGIADHGRQNKSIPLDTFLPLLDMPDTEFVSLQLGELPAAMHGRVVAPEIGDFADTAAIMAGLDLVISVDTSVVHLAGALGIPVWVLMRAESAPFFMARGDRSVWYDSMRVWRQPRPGDWAPVIGAVRQALHFTADSPD from the coding sequence ATGGAAACAGCATTCGAACGAGGCAATCTCCTTTTCGCCGAAGGCGACTACCAGGGCGCCGAAGAGGCGTTCGGCCAGTGTCTGGAAACCGACCCGGAGGACTGGCAGGCCGCGGGCAACCGCGCCAATGCCCGCATGAAACTGCGGCGGCACGACCAGGCTCTCGACGATTATCTGTACGCGCTGAATCTCAATCCCGCCGCGCTGGGAGTCAAAGTCAATCTGGCGGCGCTGCTCAAGGAATTGGGAGAATTTCCGCTCGCCGAGGCCTTGCTGCGGGAGGTGCTGGAGAGCGAACCGGCGCATGTCGACGCCTGGAGCAATCTGGGAATGGTCACACACTACGCCTTGCGCTACCGGGAGGCGATCGACTGCCATCTCAAGGCGATCGAACTGGCGGGGCCGTCCGCCGCGCGCCTGAACAACCTGGCCAACGCCCTCACCTGCGACTTGCAGCTCGATGAAGCCATAATGGCTTACCGGGCGGCCTTGAGTCTGGCCCCGGAGGATGCCTGCGCCCGCTTCAACCTGTCGGTGGCATTGCTGATGAAAGGGCAATACAAGGAGGCTTGGCCTTATTACGAATCACGCTGGGAAGCCATCCTGACGCGCCGCTATCGGGACAAGCCCTGGAAAGGCGAACCGCTTCGAGACAAGACACTGCTCATCTGGTCGGAGCAGGGTCTCGGCGATACCTTGCAAATGATCCGGTTTCTACCGCAACTGAGGCGTACCCATCCGGACGCGCAGATCATCCTCGCCTGCCCCGTTTCCTGCCACCGCCTGTTGCGTCAGCTGGACATCGAACTTGTCGACGTGGAAGCCCCCCCTCCGCCGCACGATGCGCAGCTCCCCTTGCTGTCCCTGCCGGGCATTCTCGGTATCGACTCGTGCGACGTAAACCCCGCCCCCTATCTTGACGCCGACCCGGCGCTGGTCGCGGACTGGCGCGAGCGACTGGGGGCGCCGCCGGCCGGCCGGAAACGCATCGGCATCGTCTGGGAAACCGGTGTATGGGGGGTGGGCATCGCCGATCACGGCCGCCAGAATAAATCCATACCGCTGGACACCTTCCTGCCACTGCTTGACATGCCGGATACCGAATTCGTGTCCTTGCAACTGGGAGAGCTTCCCGCCGCGATGCACGGGCGGGTCGTGGCACCGGAAATCGGCGATTTCGCCGATACGGCGGCCATCATGGCGGGGCTGGATCTCGTCATCAGCGTCGACACGTCGGTCGTGCACCTGGCCGGCGCGCTGGGCATTCCGGTCTGGGTGCTGATGCGGGCGGAAAGCGCCCCCTTCTTCATGGCCCGGGGGGACCGTTCGGTGTGGTACGACAGCATGCGTGTCTGGCGTCAGCCCCGTCCCGGCGACTGGGCCCCGGTCATCGGCGCGGTCCGCCAGGCTCTGCACTTCACTGCGGACAGCCCCGACTGA
- a CDS encoding LysR family transcriptional regulator encodes MTTPDLNLLVALAALLEEGSVARAARRLKLSPSAMSRTLARLRQTTGDPLLVRAGRGLVPTPRAVALRERVVRLASDAEAVLSPVRDVDLGNLSRTFTLRTGDGFVENFGPRLIARVGEEAPGVRLRFALKADKDSAPLRQGEVDLDTGVIGVGASPELRVRALFKDRFVAVVREDHPLCEEGMSLEQFVGGRHVLVSRRGLERGPVDEALKALGMTREVVTIVGGFAAALSLARASDLIATVPCRHTFALRAGMRTFALPVRLPEISICMFWHPRFDADPAHRWFRQCVKEVCDNPLAVSEETLV; translated from the coding sequence ATGACGACACCCGATCTCAACCTTCTCGTCGCGCTCGCGGCCTTGCTCGAGGAAGGCAGCGTCGCACGCGCGGCCCGGCGGCTCAAGTTGAGTCCTTCGGCGATGAGCCGGACATTGGCGCGACTGCGCCAGACGACGGGGGACCCCCTGCTGGTCAGGGCCGGTCGCGGACTTGTGCCCACTCCGCGAGCCGTGGCGCTGCGCGAGCGGGTCGTTCGGCTGGCGAGTGATGCCGAGGCGGTGCTAAGCCCGGTGCGCGATGTCGATCTTGGCAATCTGTCGCGCACTTTCACGCTGCGCACCGGTGATGGCTTCGTTGAAAACTTCGGCCCCCGGTTGATCGCGCGAGTCGGCGAGGAAGCCCCGGGGGTGCGTTTGCGTTTCGCGCTCAAGGCGGACAAGGACAGCGCGCCTTTGCGTCAGGGCGAGGTCGATCTGGATACCGGCGTGATCGGCGTGGGCGCGAGTCCGGAGTTGCGGGTCCGGGCATTGTTCAAGGACCGCTTTGTCGCCGTCGTGCGCGAGGATCATCCGCTGTGCGAGGAAGGCATGTCTCTCGAACAATTCGTTGGTGGCCGGCATGTCCTGGTGTCGCGGCGAGGTCTCGAGCGAGGGCCGGTCGACGAAGCGCTCAAGGCGCTCGGAATGACGCGGGAGGTTGTCACGATCGTGGGCGGGTTCGCCGCGGCGCTGTCGCTGGCGCGTGCCTCGGATCTGATCGCGACAGTGCCCTGTCGGCATACCTTCGCCCTGCGCGCCGGGATGCGCACTTTCGCGTTGCCGGTGCGGCTGCCGGAGATCTCGATCTGCATGTTCTGGCACCCGCGGTTTGACGCCGATCCCGCGCACAGGTGGTTCCGGCAGTGCGTGAAGGAGGTCTGCGATAACCCGCTGGCGGTGTCAGAGGAAACCCTGGTATAA
- a CDS encoding phosphomannomutase/phosphoglucomutase → MSKPSKEIFKAYDIRGIVGKTLTVDTARLIGQAIGTEARSRKISTVVVGRDGRLSGPELSDALSAGLMASGINVIDVGRVATPMLYYAAYELGHLSGVMVTGSHNPPDYNGFKMLLGGDTLAGPDIQDLYRRIVEKDLAEGEGQLSTHDIADAYLDRITGDIKLARPMNIVVDCGNGVPGAFAPTLFRRLGCRVRELFCDVDGTFPNHHPDPARPENLQDVIEALAKTDAEIGLAFDGDGDRLGVVTKEGNIIWPDRQLMLFAADVLERNPGAKIIYDVKSTRLLKPWITENGGVPVMGRTGHSFMKASIKETGALLAGEMSGHVFFKERWYGFDDGIYAGARLLEVLSRVDDPSALLNALPNAVSTPELNLATAEGENHRLIETLQKEARFEGADEVVTIDGLRVEYPDGFGLARASNTTPVIVLRFEADNETALERIKADFRRVLSSVTSAKLPF, encoded by the coding sequence ATGAGCAAACCGTCCAAAGAGATTTTCAAGGCCTACGATATCCGTGGCATTGTCGGCAAAACCCTGACCGTCGACACCGCCCGCCTTATCGGCCAGGCCATCGGCACCGAGGCGCGCTCGCGCAAGATCAGCACTGTCGTGGTCGGCCGCGACGGCCGCTTGTCCGGCCCCGAGCTGTCAGACGCGCTGAGCGCGGGCCTCATGGCCTCGGGCATCAATGTGATCGACGTGGGCCGCGTGGCCACGCCGATGCTGTACTACGCCGCTTACGAACTGGGCCACCTGTCGGGCGTGATGGTGACCGGCAGCCACAATCCTCCCGACTACAACGGTTTCAAGATGCTGCTCGGCGGCGATACGCTCGCCGGCCCGGACATTCAGGACCTTTATCGCCGCATCGTGGAAAAGGATCTCGCGGAAGGCGAAGGCCAATTGTCGACCCACGACATCGCGGATGCCTATCTTGACCGCATCACCGGGGACATCAAGCTGGCCCGCCCGATGAACATCGTGGTCGATTGCGGCAACGGCGTTCCCGGCGCGTTCGCCCCCACCCTGTTCCGCCGCCTCGGCTGCCGCGTGCGAGAACTGTTCTGCGACGTGGATGGAACCTTCCCGAACCATCACCCGGACCCGGCCCGCCCGGAAAACCTTCAGGATGTCATTGAAGCGCTGGCCAAGACCGACGCCGAGATCGGCCTCGCGTTCGACGGCGACGGCGACCGGCTGGGCGTGGTCACCAAGGAAGGCAACATCATCTGGCCGGACCGGCAACTGATGCTGTTCGCCGCCGACGTGCTCGAACGCAATCCCGGCGCGAAAATCATTTACGACGTGAAATCGACCCGCCTGCTCAAGCCGTGGATCACCGAAAACGGCGGCGTCCCGGTGATGGGCCGCACCGGCCACAGCTTCATGAAAGCGAGCATCAAGGAAACCGGCGCGCTGCTGGCCGGCGAGATGAGCGGCCACGTGTTCTTCAAGGAACGCTGGTACGGCTTCGACGACGGCATTTATGCCGGCGCGCGCCTGCTCGAGGTGCTGTCGCGGGTCGATGACCCGAGCGCGCTGCTCAACGCGCTGCCCAACGCGGTCAGCACGCCGGAACTGAACCTCGCCACCGCCGAAGGGGAAAACCACCGCCTGATCGAGACGCTGCAAAAAGAGGCCCGTTTCGAGGGCGCCGACGAAGTCGTCACCATCGACGGCCTGCGCGTCGAATACCCGGACGGTTTCGGTCTTGCCCGCGCCTCCAACACCACGCCGGTCATTGTGCTGCGCTTCGAAGCCGACAACGAAACCGCGCTGGAGCGGATCAAGGCCGACTTCCGCCGCGTACTGTCCTCGGTCACCTCCGCCAAGCTCCCCTTCTGA
- a CDS encoding DUF7684 family protein has protein sequence MMYRSNISVFSPTEPCSTAGLKKPFAVLLDTRDPLWADSTFLNQKVAELLDMGCRYYVCFGPQSEFVHDQIDDVILNRACEESVLTTFHDDEAITDVVNFFRVVAMSGMVGGLLLADDQKSWLGKL, from the coding sequence ATGATGTATCGATCAAATATCTCTGTTTTTAGTCCTACCGAGCCATGCTCGACCGCTGGCTTGAAGAAACCCTTCGCAGTCCTCTTGGATACTCGAGACCCGCTATGGGCTGACAGTACGTTTCTTAATCAAAAGGTTGCTGAGCTATTGGACATGGGTTGCCGGTACTACGTCTGCTTTGGGCCGCAGTCTGAGTTTGTTCATGATCAAATCGATGACGTGATCCTGAATCGGGCGTGTGAAGAAAGTGTACTTACCACTTTCCATGACGACGAAGCGATTACCGACGTCGTGAATTTTTTTAGGGTTGTGGCCATGAGCGGTATGGTTGGTGGGTTATTGCTTGCCGACGATCAGAAAAGCTGGTTAGGAAAACTTTAA
- the prmB gene encoding 50S ribosomal protein L3 N(5)-glutamine methyltransferase, producing MYAQAAVTFSTVRDLLRFAVSRFTACELVYGHGTTNAYDEAAYLILATLNLPLDTLEPFLDATLLPDEIRDVVEMIEKRAEQRIPVAYLTHEAWQGEFSFYVDERVLVPRSFIYELLGAPLEPWIEHPELVHRALDLCTGSGCLAIQMAHHYPDAEIDAVDISLDALEVAAINVENYGLEERIQLLHTDLFQGIEETYDLIVSNPPYVDEESVDELPAEYLHEPELALGSGRDGLDATREILRRAPEFLNERGVLLVEIGHNREALEAAFPELPFVWLETSGGDGFVFLLTREDLVTAGEP from the coding sequence ATGTACGCACAAGCCGCCGTCACGTTTTCCACGGTTCGCGACCTGCTGCGTTTCGCCGTGTCGCGCTTCACGGCCTGCGAGCTGGTTTACGGTCACGGCACGACCAACGCCTACGACGAAGCCGCCTACCTGATTCTCGCCACCCTGAATCTCCCGCTGGACACACTGGAGCCGTTCCTGGACGCGACACTGCTGCCCGACGAAATCCGCGATGTGGTGGAGATGATCGAAAAGCGCGCCGAACAGCGCATCCCGGTCGCCTACCTCACCCACGAGGCCTGGCAGGGAGAGTTCAGCTTTTATGTCGACGAACGCGTGCTCGTGCCGCGCTCCTTCATTTACGAGCTCCTTGGCGCGCCGCTCGAACCCTGGATCGAGCACCCGGAACTGGTCCATCGCGCGCTCGACCTGTGCACCGGCTCGGGCTGCCTCGCCATCCAGATGGCCCACCATTACCCGGACGCCGAGATCGACGCCGTCGATATTTCGCTGGACGCGCTGGAAGTCGCCGCGATCAATGTCGAAAACTACGGTCTGGAAGAGCGGATCCAGCTGCTGCACACCGACCTGTTCCAGGGTATCGAAGAAACCTACGACCTGATCGTTTCCAATCCGCCCTATGTGGACGAGGAATCGGTGGACGAACTGCCCGCCGAATACCTGCACGAACCGGAGCTCGCACTGGGCTCGGGACGGGACGGACTGGACGCGACACGGGAAATCCTGCGCCGCGCGCCGGAATTCCTCAACGAACGTGGCGTGCTGCTGGTGGAGATCGGCCACAACCGCGAGGCGCTGGAAGCGGCCTTCCCCGAACTGCCTTTCGTCTGGCTGGAAACCTCCGGAGGGGACGGTTTCGTCTTCCTGCTGACCCGGGAAGATCTCGTCACCGCCGGAGAGCCGTGA
- a CDS encoding MFS transporter, which translates to MKSARSPLFRTPTDNAPSFRQALAGLSLSVLLSSLGNSIANVALPELTRVFGIAFQQAQWIVLAYLLSSTALLVAAGRLGDQIGRRRMLCAGLALFCAASSLGCIPFFPLVLAARTLQGLAAAFILPLAMAFAAGIAPRERLGRATGWMGSMSAVGTALGPSLGGMLIATFGWRAMFLVNVPIGIAALWLTYRNLPPDTPAPPVVPARFDSAGTLTLTVSLTTCALALTTGRGEFGAIQALLLFASIAVAGLFFRIERRAGAPLIPPILLRDPALRAGLATTFLVSAVMMATLVVGPFYLSRALNLGTASIGMVMSVGPVVAALCGAPAGHAVDRFGARGMTIGGLSGLLGGVIALAALPSGLGIGGYIVPVVIATSGYALFQAANTARIMADAPPDGRGAISGLINLSRNLGLVTGASVLGRVFAIASGPAGVLEAPRASVATGMHVTFAVASLLMLIAVLIAGKNR; encoded by the coding sequence TTGAAATCCGCCAGATCCCCTCTTTTCCGAACACCCACAGACAATGCCCCTTCCTTCCGCCAGGCACTGGCCGGATTGTCGCTGAGCGTATTGCTGTCGTCGTTGGGCAACAGCATCGCCAATGTCGCGCTTCCCGAACTGACCCGCGTATTCGGCATTGCTTTCCAGCAGGCGCAATGGATCGTTCTGGCCTATCTGCTGTCCAGTACGGCGCTGCTCGTCGCGGCCGGGCGCCTGGGCGACCAGATTGGCCGGCGGCGCATGCTGTGCGCCGGTCTCGCGCTTTTCTGCGCGGCCTCCTCGCTCGGTTGCATTCCGTTTTTTCCGCTGGTGCTCGCCGCGCGGACCCTGCAAGGACTGGCCGCCGCATTCATACTGCCCCTCGCCATGGCCTTTGCCGCAGGCATCGCTCCGCGTGAACGCCTTGGCCGCGCGACAGGATGGATGGGATCGATGTCGGCGGTCGGCACCGCGCTCGGCCCATCCCTGGGAGGCATGCTGATCGCCACGTTCGGCTGGCGGGCCATGTTCCTCGTCAATGTGCCGATAGGCATCGCGGCGCTATGGCTCACGTATCGCAATCTGCCACCCGACACTCCCGCGCCCCCGGTCGTTCCGGCACGTTTCGACTCCGCCGGAACGCTGACGCTCACCGTTTCGCTGACAACCTGCGCACTGGCATTGACAACGGGACGCGGGGAATTCGGCGCGATCCAGGCCCTTCTGCTCTTTGCCTCGATCGCCGTCGCCGGCCTCTTTTTCCGCATCGAGCGACGGGCCGGAGCGCCCTTGATCCCGCCCATCCTGTTACGGGACCCGGCGCTTCGCGCCGGCCTCGCGACCACGTTCCTGGTGTCCGCCGTCATGATGGCGACGCTCGTGGTGGGACCATTCTATCTGTCCCGCGCGCTGAACCTCGGCACGGCTTCGATAGGCATGGTCATGTCGGTCGGGCCGGTGGTCGCGGCGCTGTGCGGTGCGCCGGCGGGCCATGCGGTGGATCGCTTCGGCGCGCGCGGCATGACGATCGGCGGGCTCTCCGGGTTGCTCGGGGGCGTCATCGCCCTTGCTGCGCTGCCATCCGGACTCGGGATAGGCGGCTATATTGTCCCCGTGGTGATTGCCACGTCGGGATACGCGCTGTTCCAGGCGGCCAACACGGCCCGGATCATGGCGGACGCCCCGCCGGATGGCAGAGGCGCGATATCCGGCCTGATCAACCTGTCGAGAAACCTGGGGCTTGTCACGGGCGCGTCGGTGCTGGGGAGAGTGTTCGCGATAGCATCCGGACCGGCCGGCGTACTGGAGGCGCCACGGGCATCCGTGGCAACGGGCATGCACGTCACGTTTGCGGTGGCCTCCTTGCTGATGCTCATTGCCGTGCTGATAGCGGGAAAAAACCGCTGA